Proteins found in one Vagococcus carniphilus genomic segment:
- a CDS encoding YneF family protein, with product MNTGLVVLFIIIALLLGAVGGFFFAKKTFEDQLEKNPPVNEDMLRMMMAQMGQKPSEKKVRQMMQNMKSQNTKKKK from the coding sequence ATGAATACAGGATTAGTTGTATTATTCATTATTATTGCATTGTTATTAGGTGCAGTAGGTGGATTCTTTTTCGCTAAAAAAACATTTGAAGATCAATTAGAGAAAAATCCTCCCGTTAACGAGGATATGTTACGTATGATGATGGCGCAGATGGGTCAAAAACCTTCTGAGAAAAAAGTTCGCCAAATGATGCAAAATATGAAATCACAAAATACTAAGAAGAAAAAATAG
- a CDS encoding YtxH domain-containing protein, producing MSKKSSGFLVGAVIGGAAAAAAALLLTPKSGRKMREDLMDQLDEVSEGKASELAGIAQSKSSDLNDLAKQKREEYGWLEDRVAGHVDHAKMTSNEFLEGLKGRTANVQEDFKRTSHEVRGKVNDLTQEDIVLNEDDITDDLYTAIENTDK from the coding sequence ATGTCAAAAAAATCAAGTGGTTTTTTAGTAGGAGCAGTTATCGGTGGAGCAGCTGCAGCAGCTGCAGCACTTTTATTAACTCCTAAAAGTGGAAGAAAAATGAGAGAAGATCTTATGGATCAATTAGATGAAGTCTCAGAAGGTAAAGCAAGTGAGTTGGCGGGAATTGCTCAAAGCAAAAGCAGCGATTTAAATGACCTTGCCAAACAAAAGAGAGAAGAATATGGTTGGTTGGAAGATAGAGTAGCAGGACATGTGGATCATGCTAAAATGACTTCTAATGAATTTTTAGAAGGATTAAAAGGAAGAACTGCAAATGTTCAAGAAGATTTTAAAAGAACTTCCCATGAAGTAAGAGGAAAAGTTAATGATTTAACGCAAGAAGATATTGTGTTAAATGAAGATGATATTACTGATGATTTATATACAGCAATTGAAAATACTGATAAATAA
- a CDS encoding metallophosphoesterase, giving the protein MKYLVVSDNHGDRNILVDIADFWRHKVDGMFHCGDSELEVTDELWHQFVVVKGNCDYNPKYETECVINSGDNRIYMTHGHLFNVNMGLTSLSYSAHEKNATIVLYGHTHKLLAAMADNILYVNPGSISQPRGTYSHLKTYAIIETNDGEIKVDYYDRSHHLIEELSVVFPR; this is encoded by the coding sequence GTGAAATATTTAGTTGTTAGTGATAATCATGGTGATCGAAATATTTTAGTAGATATTGCTGACTTTTGGCGTCATAAAGTGGATGGCATGTTTCATTGTGGTGATTCTGAACTTGAAGTGACAGATGAGTTGTGGCACCAGTTTGTTGTTGTAAAAGGTAATTGTGATTACAATCCTAAATATGAAACAGAATGTGTTATTAATAGCGGAGATAATCGTATCTATATGACTCATGGACATTTGTTTAACGTTAATATGGGACTAACATCACTTTCTTATTCTGCACATGAAAAAAATGCAACAATTGTTTTATACGGTCATACCCATAAATTGTTGGCAGCTATGGCAGATAATATTTTATATGTTAATCCCGGTAGTATTTCTCAACCTCGTGGGACTTACAGTCACTTAAAAACTTATGCGATTATTGAAACAAATGATGGAGAGATAAAAGTTGATTATTATGATCGAAGTCATCATTTGATTGAAGAATTATCCGTTGTTTTTCCAAGATAA
- the cbpB gene encoding cyclic-di-AMP-binding protein CbpB produces the protein MIGNAVKSIFLENEENLLINGDNVATLTDTNNLEHALLVLTNIGYSKIPVLNKEQQLVGLISLSNVVSEMFDTESINPERLAEIKVSDVMDKNVKATMLPFNIEKILNLLVDGNFIPVVDDKEKFLGIITRKEILKSVNHLAHELELKYDVYEKEIQEGETLNKAFNIYPKR, from the coding sequence ATGATCGGGAATGCTGTAAAAAGTATTTTTTTAGAAAATGAAGAAAATCTTTTAATCAATGGAGATAATGTTGCAACTTTAACAGATACAAATAACTTAGAACATGCGTTACTTGTTCTAACTAATATTGGTTATAGTAAGATACCTGTTTTAAATAAAGAACAACAATTAGTTGGTTTAATTTCTTTATCAAATGTTGTGAGTGAAATGTTTGATACAGAATCAATTAATCCAGAACGTTTAGCAGAAATTAAAGTATCAGATGTGATGGATAAAAATGTTAAAGCGACGATGTTACCATTTAATATCGAAAAGATACTAAACCTACTTGTAGATGGCAATTTTATTCCAGTAGTGGATGACAAAGAGAAATTCTTAGGGATTATTACAAGAAAAGAAATTCTAAAGTCAGTAAATCATTTGGCGCATGAATTAGAATTAAAATATGATGTATATGAAAAAGAAATTCAAGAGGGAGAAACTTTAAATAAAGCATTTAATATTTATCCCAAAAGATAA
- a CDS encoding GNAT family N-acetyltransferase translates to MQLEIVTNQSKKQKETKNLVIEGFLGKLGKSGFSTEELLQITNHFWSFPKKSSRNKQWIMTDESGKLLGTMLLKRENDETSSLKDYLTLFKQFPKKKILKLLTIFAILEHDLKENEVYIDHIVANKNNRHGGVGTALLDTAQQDILPNEFLSLYVAASNTRALRLYQRKGFTIVETGNSFIRKKLISEEKWHYMIWKKPSSLKTRNQKD, encoded by the coding sequence ATGCAACTTGAAATTGTTACCAATCAATCAAAAAAACAAAAAGAGACAAAAAATTTAGTTATCGAAGGTTTTCTTGGAAAACTCGGAAAAAGTGGCTTTTCAACAGAAGAATTACTCCAAATAACAAATCATTTTTGGTCTTTTCCTAAAAAATCGAGTCGAAATAAACAATGGATTATGACTGATGAATCAGGAAAACTACTTGGTACCATGCTTTTAAAAAGAGAAAATGATGAGACAAGTTCACTTAAAGACTATTTAACTCTTTTTAAACAATTTCCAAAAAAGAAAATCTTAAAATTACTAACTATTTTCGCTATTCTAGAGCACGATTTAAAGGAAAACGAAGTCTATATCGATCATATTGTAGCTAATAAAAATAATCGTCACGGTGGTGTAGGAACTGCTCTTTTAGACACAGCTCAACAAGACATCCTACCTAATGAGTTTCTCTCATTATACGTAGCAGCGAGTAATACGCGTGCTCTTAGACTTTATCAAAGAAAAGGTTTCACTATTGTCGAGACTGGGAATAGTTTCATTCGAAAAAAACTTATTTCAGAAGAAAAATGGCATTACATGATTTGGAAGAAACCATCTTCACTGAAAACTAGGAATCAGAAAGATTAA
- a CDS encoding mechanosensitive ion channel family protein — protein sequence MQETTTSTQLEIAKQTKKGIHVFQKFWDGLDWEKIISTVIYKTMLILLFLVILLIIRKIVIRLIEKSFNNYRKKEVYSESRIKTLETLSKNFFQYFLFFVIVYSVLTIIGIPVGSLIAGAGIFGVALGLGAQGFINDVITGFFIIYERQLDVGDHVILDTVEGIVDQVGLRTTQVKSFDGTLNYIPNRQILIVSNLSRENQQVLIDIRVNPDEDIEKVKQIMHEINEKLVEDIPEIKTEPTIIGLIPLPNGTYAVRSIVYALAGSQVIVKSKMTTAYVEALTNAGISIPTTPINLTV from the coding sequence ATGCAAGAAACAACAACTAGTACACAACTAGAAATAGCTAAACAGACAAAAAAAGGAATTCATGTCTTTCAAAAATTTTGGGACGGACTTGACTGGGAAAAAATTATTTCGACAGTCATTTATAAAACGATGTTAATTCTATTATTTTTAGTCATTCTTTTGATTATAAGAAAAATTGTGATTCGTTTAATTGAAAAATCTTTTAACAATTATCGGAAAAAAGAAGTTTATAGTGAGAGCAGAATTAAAACCCTAGAGACCCTCTCCAAAAACTTTTTCCAATACTTTTTATTCTTCGTTATTGTTTATTCAGTATTAACAATTATTGGTATTCCTGTTGGCTCACTTATCGCAGGAGCTGGTATTTTTGGTGTAGCTCTTGGTTTGGGAGCGCAAGGCTTCATTAATGACGTCATAACAGGATTCTTTATAATTTATGAACGTCAGTTAGATGTAGGCGACCATGTTATTTTAGATACCGTTGAAGGAATCGTTGATCAAGTGGGATTACGAACAACCCAAGTGAAAAGTTTCGATGGTACTCTCAACTACATTCCTAATCGTCAAATTTTAATCGTCAGTAACTTATCTAGAGAAAATCAACAAGTCTTAATTGACATTCGGGTAAATCCCGATGAAGATATCGAAAAAGTAAAACAAATTATGCATGAAATCAACGAGAAACTAGTTGAAGATATCCCGGAAATAAAAACTGAACCTACTATTATCGGGCTGATTCCACTACCTAATGGTACATACGCGGTTAGAAGTATTGTTTATGCTCTAGCAGGTTCTCAAGTTATTGTTAAGAGTAAAATGACTACTGCCTATGTTGAAGCATTGACTAATGCTGGTATTTCAATTCCTACGACTCCGATTAATCTAACTGTTTAA
- the racE gene encoding glutamate racemase, with the protein MSNNNPIGFLDSGVGGLTVVKEAMKQLPNETVYYVGDTLRCPYGPRPVEQIKEFTWEMTQFLLKKNVKMIVIACNTATAVALEDIKKTIRIPVVGVINPGARAALKLTNNKKIGVIGTAATINSGEYVSSIHKKSPKTDVYGLACPKFVPIVESKEYESKVAEQVVHETLSAFEGKDIDTLVMGCTHYPLLRPLIRKEMGDKVELIDSGAEAVSEVSMLLDYYDIAADATEKEKSHEFFMTGSKKIFEDISHDWLKMTDVSVNRITLP; encoded by the coding sequence ATGAGTAATAATAATCCAATTGGTTTTCTAGACTCTGGAGTGGGTGGTTTAACCGTTGTCAAAGAAGCTATGAAACAATTACCCAATGAAACAGTTTATTACGTTGGTGATACATTGAGATGCCCATATGGTCCACGACCTGTTGAACAAATTAAAGAATTTACATGGGAAATGACCCAATTTTTACTAAAGAAAAATGTGAAGATGATAGTCATCGCTTGTAATACCGCAACGGCAGTTGCCTTGGAAGATATAAAAAAAACCATTCGCATTCCAGTTGTGGGAGTAATTAATCCAGGGGCAAGAGCAGCTTTGAAACTAACGAATAATAAAAAAATAGGCGTTATCGGAACAGCAGCTACGATTAATAGTGGAGAATACGTGTCATCTATTCATAAAAAATCTCCTAAAACAGATGTTTATGGTTTAGCATGTCCCAAGTTTGTTCCGATTGTTGAAAGTAAAGAATATGAGTCAAAAGTGGCAGAACAAGTTGTTCATGAAACTTTATCTGCTTTTGAAGGAAAAGATATAGATACGTTAGTCATGGGTTGCACCCATTACCCTTTACTTCGACCTTTAATTCGAAAAGAAATGGGTGACAAGGTTGAATTAATCGACTCAGGAGCAGAAGCTGTCAGCGAAGTTAGTATGCTTCTTGACTATTATGATATCGCAGCAGATGCAACAGAAAAAGAAAAGAGCCACGAATTTTTTATGACAGGTTCTAAAAAAATATTTGAAGACATAAGTCATGATTGGTTAAAAATGACAGATGTTTCAGTTAATAGAATAACTTTACCTTAA
- the rph gene encoding ribonuclease PH, translating into MRHDQRANQEIRPVKIETNYLIHPEGSVLISFGQTKVIVNATIEESVPPFLRGSETGWVTAEYSMLPRATNTRNRRESSKGKLSGRTMEIQRLIGRSLRSVVDLKKLGERSIVVDCDVIQADGGTRTASITGAFVALQLAVNTLLENGELKENPIKENLAAISVGILPTGECVADLDYVEDSSALVDMNLVMTESGKMVEVQGTGEESTFSREELNTLLDLGEAAINELIELQKESLSNASVKLEKKETNAKEILIATRNSGKAKEFEEMFNQKGYTIKTLLDYPEIPDVEETGSTFEENARLKAETISKMFNSIVLADDSGLKVDALNGQPGVYSARYAGEAKSDASNNAKLLHEMYDVPDDKRTAQFHCTLVLAAPNKESLVVVGELEGKIGTIPRGENGFGYDPLFYVPEFDKTVAELSSEEKNKISHRGQAIEKLTVDFDTWMKGVVE; encoded by the coding sequence ATGAGACATGATCAAAGAGCAAATCAAGAAATTAGACCTGTAAAAATTGAAACCAATTATTTAATTCATCCAGAAGGCTCTGTATTAATTAGTTTTGGCCAAACAAAAGTAATTGTTAATGCAACAATTGAAGAAAGTGTACCTCCTTTTTTAAGAGGATCTGAAACGGGTTGGGTGACAGCAGAGTACAGTATGTTACCACGTGCAACTAACACAAGAAACCGCCGTGAAAGCAGTAAAGGAAAATTAAGTGGTCGGACGATGGAGATTCAACGTTTGATAGGACGTTCTTTGCGTTCTGTTGTTGACTTGAAAAAATTAGGAGAGCGCTCAATTGTTGTTGATTGCGATGTTATTCAAGCTGATGGAGGGACAAGAACAGCTAGTATTACTGGAGCTTTTGTTGCTCTTCAACTAGCAGTAAACACATTGCTTGAAAATGGGGAATTAAAAGAAAATCCTATTAAAGAAAATCTTGCAGCTATTAGTGTAGGAATTTTACCAACTGGAGAATGTGTAGCAGATTTGGATTATGTAGAAGATTCATCTGCTTTAGTAGATATGAATTTAGTGATGACAGAATCAGGAAAAATGGTTGAAGTTCAAGGAACGGGAGAAGAATCAACATTTTCAAGAGAAGAGTTGAATACTTTACTTGATTTGGGTGAAGCAGCTATCAATGAGTTGATCGAGTTACAAAAAGAGAGTTTATCCAATGCTTCTGTTAAACTTGAAAAAAAAGAGACGAATGCAAAAGAAATTTTAATTGCAACTAGAAATAGTGGAAAAGCCAAAGAGTTTGAAGAAATGTTTAATCAAAAGGGGTATACAATTAAAACTCTCTTAGATTATCCTGAGATTCCTGATGTGGAAGAAACAGGTTCTACTTTTGAAGAAAATGCAAGATTAAAAGCTGAAACAATTTCTAAAATGTTTAATTCAATTGTTTTAGCTGACGATTCTGGTTTAAAAGTTGATGCTCTTAATGGTCAACCAGGCGTTTATTCAGCAAGATATGCTGGAGAAGCAAAAAGTGATGCGTCTAATAATGCAAAATTACTTCACGAAATGTACGATGTGCCAGATGATAAAAGAACAGCTCAATTTCATTGTACACTTGTTTTAGCTGCACCCAATAAAGAAAGTTTAGTTGTAGTAGGAGAACTAGAAGGTAAAATCGGAACGATTCCAAGAGGTGAAAACGGCTTTGGTTATGATCCGCTATTTTATGTTCCCGAATTTGATAAAACCGTTGCTGAGTTATCCTCTGAAGAAAAAAATAAAATAAGCCACCGAGGACAAGCAATTGAGAAATTAACAGTTGATTTTGATACGTGGATGAAAGGGGTAGTTGAGTGA
- the ccpA gene encoding catabolite control protein A, giving the protein MEKQTITIYDVAREAAVSMATVSRVVNGNPNVKPATRKKVLEVIERLDYRPNAVARGLASKRTTTVGVIIPDVSNAYFASLARGIDDVATMYKYNIILANSDGDDKKEINVLNTLLAKQVDGVIFMGHHLTEEIRGEFSRSKTPVVLAGSIDPDNQVGSVNIDYKEATKDATNQLIKSGNKKVAFVSGSLLDPINGVHRLNGYKEALKENGISFNEGLVFESEYSYKAGLNLHERMINSGATAAVVADDELAVGLSNSLTDNGISVPSEFEIITSNNSLFSDIARPSITSISQPLYDIGAVSMRLLTKLMNKEDVEEKTIVLPYGLIQKGSTK; this is encoded by the coding sequence ATGGAAAAACAAACAATTACAATTTATGATGTTGCTCGTGAAGCTGCTGTTTCAATGGCAACTGTTTCACGCGTTGTTAATGGTAATCCCAATGTTAAACCAGCAACACGAAAAAAAGTTTTAGAAGTTATTGAGCGCTTAGATTATCGTCCAAACGCTGTTGCTCGTGGTCTAGCAAGTAAACGAACAACAACAGTCGGAGTTATCATACCAGATGTGAGTAATGCTTATTTTGCTTCTCTTGCAAGAGGTATTGATGACGTAGCTACAATGTACAAATATAACATTATTTTAGCTAACTCTGATGGAGACGACAAAAAGGAAATTAATGTGCTTAATACATTATTAGCTAAACAAGTAGATGGAGTTATTTTTATGGGACATCATTTAACGGAAGAAATCCGTGGTGAATTTTCTCGTTCTAAAACACCAGTTGTTTTAGCAGGTTCAATTGATCCAGATAATCAAGTTGGTTCTGTTAATATTGATTACAAAGAGGCAACAAAAGATGCAACAAACCAATTAATCAAGTCTGGTAATAAAAAAGTTGCTTTTGTTTCAGGTTCTTTATTAGATCCAATTAATGGCGTTCATCGTTTAAACGGCTATAAAGAAGCCTTAAAAGAAAATGGTATCTCATTTAATGAAGGTCTAGTTTTTGAATCAGAGTACAGTTATAAAGCTGGTTTGAATTTACATGAAAGAATGATTAATAGTGGTGCAACGGCAGCTGTTGTTGCTGATGATGAGTTAGCTGTTGGTTTATCAAATAGTTTAACTGATAATGGTATAAGTGTACCAAGTGAATTCGAAATTATCACAAGCAATAATTCACTCTTTAGTGATATTGCTAGACCAAGTATTACTAGTATTTCTCAACCTTTATATGATATCGGTGCTGTTTCAATGAGACTTTTAACTAAATTGATGAATAAAGAAGATGTTGAAGAAAAAACAATCGTTCTTCCTTATGGTTTAATTCAAAAAGGTTCAACAAAATAA
- a CDS encoding deoxyribonuclease IV: MLLGSHVSMNGKKMLLGSAETAKSYNANTFMIYTGAPQNTRRKPIEELNIEAGLAFMEENDMNINDIVVHAPYIINLGNTIKPQNFGFAVDFLRQEIERVEAIGATQITLHPGAHVGEGADKGINQIIKGLNEVLRADQTPQIALETMAGKGTEIGRSFEELAQIIEGVTHNEKLSVTLDTCHINDAGYNVREDFDGVLEEFDKIIGLDRLKVIHVNDSKNPQGSHKDRHANIGFGTIGFDALNYVVHHPKLKDLPKILETPFVGEDKKTAKPPYEFEIAMLKEQKFNPNLLDLITNS, translated from the coding sequence ATGTTATTAGGATCTCATGTAAGTATGAATGGAAAAAAAATGCTGTTAGGTTCTGCTGAAACAGCAAAAAGTTATAATGCGAATACGTTTATGATTTATACAGGAGCACCGCAAAATACAAGAAGAAAACCGATTGAAGAATTAAATATAGAAGCTGGTCTAGCTTTTATGGAAGAAAATGATATGAATATTAATGATATTGTTGTTCATGCGCCTTATATCATTAATTTAGGAAATACCATAAAACCACAAAATTTTGGTTTTGCCGTTGATTTTTTAAGACAAGAAATTGAGAGAGTTGAAGCAATTGGTGCAACTCAGATTACTCTTCATCCCGGAGCTCATGTAGGTGAAGGCGCAGACAAAGGGATTAATCAAATCATTAAAGGTCTTAACGAAGTTTTAAGAGCAGATCAAACACCACAAATTGCCTTAGAAACAATGGCAGGTAAAGGAACAGAAATTGGACGTAGTTTTGAAGAGTTAGCGCAAATTATTGAGGGAGTGACTCACAACGAGAAATTATCTGTCACACTTGATACTTGTCATATTAATGATGCTGGTTACAATGTTCGAGAAGATTTTGATGGTGTGCTAGAAGAATTTGATAAAATTATTGGTCTGGACCGTTTAAAAGTAATTCATGTTAATGATTCTAAAAATCCACAAGGTTCTCATAAGGATCGTCATGCAAATATTGGCTTTGGAACGATTGGTTTTGATGCATTAAATTATGTGGTACATCATCCGAAACTAAAAGATTTACCAAAAATTTTGGAAACACCTTTTGTAGGTGAAGATAAAAAAACGGCTAAACCGCCTTATGAATTTGAAATTGCTATGTTGAAAGAACAAAAATTTAACCCCAATTTATTGGATTTAATTACAAATAGTTAA
- a CDS encoding DUF948 domain-containing protein — MSGVEIAAIIAALAFVVLVVVIVFFLLQLNKNINESVEKVNRILDKTNKSVSVLTKDVDVLLHQSEELLTTSNELLVDVAEKVETIDPLFQAVADLSESVSELNASSKTLLVKAGDASKNIATATIVGKAAQGAANLFKKK, encoded by the coding sequence ATGTCAGGTGTTGAAATCGCAGCAATTATTGCAGCCCTTGCTTTTGTAGTATTAGTGGTTGTTATTGTATTTTTCTTATTACAATTAAACAAAAATATTAACGAATCTGTTGAAAAAGTTAATCGAATTTTAGATAAAACGAATAAATCGGTTTCGGTTCTAACAAAAGATGTGGATGTTCTTCTTCATCAAAGTGAAGAATTATTGACAACAAGTAATGAATTGTTAGTAGATGTGGCTGAAAAAGTTGAAACTATTGACCCGTTATTCCAAGCAGTCGCTGATTTAAGCGAAAGTGTTTCTGAATTAAACGCTTCAAGTAAAACATTATTAGTAAAAGCTGGAGATGCAAGTAAAAATATTGCAACAGCAACAATCGTCGGAAAAGCAGCTCAAGGCGCTGCAAACTTATTTAAAAAGAAATAA
- a CDS encoding transglycosylase domain-containing protein, producing MTQPNNYEPLENNNNENKPIEPEKEKKKLNISFSFNVVYRVFRSLLFLGVLIAAAIGFLGLGVGIGYFASLVSDVEVPGKEELSQKINDVEQQSKILYSNDDLVSVIKSDLIRTSVKSDNISPLVKKALVSTEDENFYDHKGIVPKAIARATLSDVTGLGGSSGGSTITQQLIKQQVLTSETSYKRKASEIVLAARTEKFFSKEEILNAYLNVSPFGRNNQGENIAGIEEAALGIFNVHAKDVSLPQAAFLAGLPQSPIEYSPYTNTGEFKKDFKLGLNRKNDVLFNMYREKMINEKEYEEAKKYDLTKDFKQPEPPKSDDSGFLYNYLYDEAARVTMPIYYERDGLTDKDIAESNELEKKYQEIAKRELRQNGYTIKSSIDKDIHNAMQEATQQYGYILDDGRDKLLETGGVLMDNKTGRIYGFIGGRNYAQSQYNHAFTMRRSPGSTIKPLIAYAPAIDTGLIGSESKLSDFPKKYSDGTVINNYSDKGSSTFKSAREALKWSLNIPVVNLYGELGKQTNVKEYFDKMNIGLDNDEYSFESIPLGGTHNGMTVNEGTAAYATLANKGVYNEGFAIEKITDNNGKVIYEHEAHPVEVFKPSTASIMNDMMRDVLKSGTGQPAKDALYSQSATLANADWVGKTGTSELQKDYWFIASTPSVTMSNWIGYDDNTLMYDTWNKQNMIFWANVTNYVYQRNPDIFGVNEKFSLDSGVNKQKVVEFTGEKESSFNTEGYSMNLRGSKTETSLYSAGNNAPDSSFRFGIGGTDDNYKSAWNSYIRPANKTPQKYNKRR from the coding sequence TTGACACAACCTAATAATTATGAACCATTAGAAAATAACAACAATGAAAATAAACCAATCGAACCTGAGAAAGAAAAAAAGAAATTAAACATTTCATTTTCTTTTAATGTTGTTTATCGCGTTTTTAGATCTCTCCTTTTCTTAGGGGTTTTAATAGCTGCAGCTATTGGTTTTCTTGGTCTAGGAGTCGGTATTGGCTATTTTGCTTCATTGGTTTCTGATGTAGAAGTACCTGGAAAAGAAGAACTTTCTCAAAAAATAAACGATGTAGAGCAACAATCAAAAATTCTTTATTCCAACGATGATTTAGTTTCAGTTATTAAATCAGACTTAATCAGGACATCTGTTAAATCAGATAATATTTCACCTCTTGTAAAAAAAGCCTTGGTTTCTACAGAAGATGAAAATTTTTACGATCATAAAGGAATCGTTCCAAAAGCAATTGCTAGAGCTACTTTATCGGATGTAACAGGTCTTGGAGGTAGCTCAGGTGGGTCAACCATCACGCAACAGCTAATTAAACAGCAAGTACTGACAAGCGAAACCTCTTATAAAAGAAAAGCTTCTGAAATAGTACTAGCTGCTAGAACTGAGAAATTCTTTTCAAAAGAAGAAATTTTAAATGCCTACTTGAACGTCTCTCCTTTTGGGCGTAATAATCAAGGAGAAAATATTGCTGGTATTGAGGAAGCAGCATTAGGCATTTTTAATGTTCATGCAAAAGATGTTTCTTTACCACAAGCAGCCTTTTTAGCTGGCTTGCCTCAGTCCCCTATTGAATACAGTCCTTATACTAACACTGGCGAATTTAAGAAGGACTTTAAACTGGGATTAAATCGTAAGAATGACGTTCTATTTAATATGTATCGTGAAAAGATGATTAACGAAAAAGAATATGAAGAAGCCAAAAAATATGATTTAACTAAAGACTTTAAACAACCTGAACCACCTAAAAGTGACGACAGTGGTTTCTTATATAATTATTTATACGATGAAGCAGCTCGAGTAACCATGCCCATCTATTACGAAAGAGACGGTCTAACAGATAAAGATATTGCTGAATCTAATGAACTTGAAAAAAAATATCAAGAAATTGCTAAAAGAGAGTTGCGTCAAAATGGCTATACAATCAAATCTTCCATTGATAAAGACATCCATAATGCGATGCAAGAAGCAACACAACAGTATGGCTATATTCTAGACGACGGTCGAGACAAACTTTTAGAAACTGGTGGCGTATTAATGGATAATAAAACTGGGAGAATTTACGGTTTTATTGGTGGTCGTAATTATGCTCAAAGTCAGTATAATCACGCTTTTACTATGAGACGCTCACCTGGTTCTACCATCAAACCATTGATTGCTTATGCTCCTGCAATTGATACTGGACTTATTGGTTCCGAATCAAAACTATCAGATTTTCCTAAAAAATATTCTGATGGTACTGTCATTAATAACTATTCTGATAAAGGAAGTAGCACTTTCAAGTCCGCAAGAGAGGCTTTAAAATGGTCACTTAATATTCCTGTTGTTAACCTTTACGGAGAATTAGGAAAACAAACTAATGTAAAAGAGTATTTTGATAAAATGAATATTGGTTTAGATAATGATGAATATTCTTTTGAATCAATTCCTTTAGGGGGAACTCATAATGGGATGACTGTTAATGAAGGCACTGCCGCTTATGCAACCCTTGCTAACAAAGGGGTTTATAACGAAGGTTTTGCTATTGAAAAAATAACTGACAATAACGGAAAAGTTATTTATGAACATGAAGCTCATCCCGTTGAAGTCTTCAAACCTTCTACTGCTTCTATTATGAATGATATGATGCGAGATGTCCTTAAATCTGGTACCGGACAACCTGCCAAAGATGCTTTATACAGCCAAAGCGCTACTTTGGCTAATGCTGATTGGGTTGGTAAAACGGGGACTTCAGAACTTCAAAAAGATTACTGGTTTATTGCTTCAACCCCTTCAGTTACCATGAGTAACTGGATTGGCTATGATGATAATACCTTAATGTATGACACATGGAATAAACAAAATATGATTTTTTGGGCAAACGTTACAAATTACGTTTACCAAAGAAATCCTGATATTTTTGGTGTTAATGAGAAATTCTCACTCGATTCAGGCGTCAACAAACAAAAAGTTGTAGAATTTACTGGAGAAAAAGAAAGTAGTTTCAATACAGAAGGCTATAGCATGAATTTACGTGGCTCTAAAACAGAAACAAGTCTTTATTCTGCTGGTAACAATGCACCTGACAGTAGCTTCCGTTTTGGTATTGGAGGGACAGATGATAATTATAAGAGTGCGTGGAACTCTTACATCCGTCCAGCTAACAAAACACCGCAAAAATACAATAAGCGAAGATAA